One part of the Prunus persica cultivar Lovell chromosome G5, Prunus_persica_NCBIv2, whole genome shotgun sequence genome encodes these proteins:
- the LOC18776565 gene encoding 3-oxoacyl-[acyl-carrier-protein] synthase III, chloroplastic — MATNASGLFTTPTVPSLRGKIKPSIRIFGSGFRSPDGISKRVFCSSTFEGAEKHVGASPSESRAPRLVSKGCKLIGCGSAVPSLKISNDDLAKVVDTNDEWISVRTGIRNRRILSGKESLTALAVEAALKALEMAEVDVDDVDLILMCTSSPDDLFGSAPQVQKALGCKRNPLAYDITAACSGFVMGLVSAACHIRGGGFKNVLVIGADALSRFVDWTDRGTCILFGDAAGAVLVQACDSEDDSLLAFDLHSDGDGNRHLNAAFKESETDELGSNGSVLGFPPRRASFSCLQMNGKEVFRFAVRVVPQSIEAALAKAGLPTSSIDWLLLHQANQRILDGVSSRMQIPSEQVISNLANYGNTSAASIPLALDEAVRSGKVKPGHTIAAAGFGAGLTWGSTVFRWG, encoded by the exons ATGGCCACCAATGCATCTGGGTTGTTTACTACTCCTACAGTTCCAAGCCTGAGGGGGAAGATTAAGCCTTCAATACGCATTTTTGGATCTGGGTTTCGCTCCCCTGATGGAATCTCCAAGAGGGTATTCTGCTCCAGTACCTTTGAAGGCGCAGAGAAGCACGTTGGAGCTTCCCCTTCTGAATCTAGAGCACCCAG GCTTGTTAGTAAAGGCTGCAAGTTAATTGGATGTGGCTCGGCGGTACCCTCCCTTAAGATTTCAAATGATGATCTTGCAAAAGTAGTAGACACTAACGATGAATGGATATCTGTTCGCACTGGCATTCGTAATCGACGAATTCTTTCAG GCAAAGAGAGCCTGACAGCGTTAGCAGTAGAGGCAGCACTTAAAGCTCTTGAGATGGCTGAAGTTGATGTTGATGATGTGGACCTAATCTTGATGTGCACATCTTCACCTGATGATCTGTTTGGCAGTGCTCCTCAG GTTCAGAAAGCACTTGGCTGCAAAAGGAACCCTTTGGCTTATGATATTACAGCTGCCTGTAGCGGATTTGTTATGGGTCTAGTATCAGCTGCTTGCCACATTAGGG GAGGTGGATTCAAAAATGTTCTAGTTATTGGAGCTGATGCTCTTTCTCGGTTTGTTGACTGGACCGATAGAGGAACGTGTATTCTTTTTGGGGATGCTGCTGGTGCTGTATTAGTACAG GCCTGCGATAGTGAGGATGATTCTTTGCTTGCTTTTGATTTGCATAGTGATGGTGACGGAAACAG ACATCTAAATGCTGCCTTCAAAGAAAGTGAAACAGATGAGTTGGGTTCTAATGGTTCAGTCTTAGGTTTCCCTCCAAGGCGCGCCTCATTTTCCTGCCTTCAAATGAATGGCAAAGAGGTCTTTCGCTTTGCTGTGCGCGTTGTGCCACAGTCAATTGAGGCTGCCCTTGCCAAGGCTGGTCTCCCGACATCTAGCATTGATTGGTTACTGCTCCATCAG GCAAACCAGAGGATCCTTGATGGAGTTTCTTCTCGCATGCAAATCCCATCAGAACAGGTGATTTCAAATTTGGCAAACTATGGTAACACAAGCGCTGCTTCGATTCCTTTGGCATTGGATGAAGCTGTGAGAAGCGGGAAGGTGAAACCAGGCCATACAATTGCAGCTGCCGGCTTTGGAGCAGGTCTGACTTGGGGTTCTACTGTTTTCAGATGGGGTTGA